From a region of the Triticum aestivum cultivar Chinese Spring chromosome 7D, IWGSC CS RefSeq v2.1, whole genome shotgun sequence genome:
- the LOC123166373 gene encoding putative pentatricopeptide repeat-containing protein At3g13770, mitochondrial, giving the protein MLVTLGFRRAAVPRLARRDMCGAAARRTTASGLVAVAGGGASFHDYDAAITACVERRALKQGRQVHAHMVTARYRPPVYLATRLVIMYARCGALDDARNVLDGMPERNVVSWTAMISGYSQSGRHAEALELFTRMLRAGCKPNEFTFATVLTSCSGPQSIHQVKQVHSLVAKTNFESHMFVGSSLLDMYAKAGNIQEARRVFDMLPERDTVSCTAIISGYAQLGLDDEALDLFRQLYSAGMQCNYVTFTTLLTSLSGLASLDYGKQVHGLILRKELPFFVVLQNSLIDMYSKCGKLLYSRRVFDHMPQRSTISWNAMLMGYGRHGIGHEVVQLFRTMTEEVKPDSVTLLAVLSGCSHGGLVDEGLDIFDLIVKEQNAVLSIGHYGCVIDLLGRSGRLQKALDLIQDMPFEPTPAIWGSLLGACRVHVNVSVGEVVAQKLLDMEPGNAGNYVILSNIYAAAGMWKDVFRVRNLMLEKTVTKEPGQSWIILDKVIHTFRSSDRFHPRKKDIDAKIKEIYVDIKAAGFVPNLSCVLHDVDDEQKERMLLGHSEKLAVTFGLMNTPPGLTIRVMKNLRICVDCHNFAKFVSKIYGREISLRDKNRFHLLTDGACTCGDYW; this is encoded by the exons ATGCTCGTGACGCTCGGGTTCCGGCGTGCCGCCGTGCCCCGCCTAGCGCGCCGCGACATGTGTGGTGCGGCGGCTCGGCGCACCACAGCGTCGGGTTTGGTGGCGGTGGCCGGGGGCGGAGCGAGCTTCCACGACTACGACGCCGCCATCACGGCGTGCGTCGAGAGGCGGGCGCTCAAGCAAGGAAGGCAGGTGCACGCGCACATGGTCACGGCGAGGTACCGCCCGCCCGTGTACCTGGCCACGCGGCTGGTCATCATGTACGCGAGGTGCGGCGCGCTGGACGACGCGCGCAACGTGCTCGACGGGATGCCGGAACGGAATGTGGTGTCCTGGACGGCCATGATCTCGGGGTATTCGCAGAGCGGCCGGCACGCCGAGGCGTTGGAGCTATTCACCCGGATGCTTAGAGCTG GATGCAAGCCTAATGAATTCACTTTCGCAACTGTTCTTACATCATGTTCTGGCCCTCAAAGCATACACCAGGTCAAGCAAGTCCATTCTCTTGTTGCCAAAACAAATTTTGAGTCGCACATGTTTGTTGGGAGCTCCCTTCTTGACATGTACGCCAAGGCAGGGAATATCCAAGAAGCTCGGAGGGTGTTCGACATGCTTCCAGAAAGAGACACTGTTTCCTGTACCGCCATTATATCTGGCTATGCTCAGCTGGGCCTTGATGATGAAGCCTTGGACTTGTTCAGGCAGTTGTACAGTGCAGGGATGCAATGCAATTATGTTACTTTTACGACCCTTCTCACTTCATTATCTGGGCTGGCCTCCCTGGATTATGGCAAGCAAGTTCATGGACTAATACTTCGTAAAGAGTTACCATTTTTCGTTGTTCTACAGAATTCTTTGATTGATATGTACTCCAAGTGCGGCAAGTTGTTATACTCAAGGAGGGTATTTGATCACATGCCACAGAGATCAACCATCAGTTGGAATGCAATGCTTATGGGATATGGTAGACATGGCATAGGGCATGAAGTTGTTCAGCTCTTTAGAACTATGACTGAAGAAGTGAAGCCTGACAGCGTTACCCTGTTGGCTGTTTTATCTGGTTGTAGTCACGGTGGGCTGGTTGATGAGGGCCTTGACATATTCGATCTTATAGTAAAAGAACAAAATGCAGTTCTCAGCATTGGGCATTATGGGTGTGTTATTGATCTTCTTGGACGCTCTGGACGACTACAGAAGGCTTTAGATTTGATACAGGATATGCCATTTGAGCCGACTCCAGCAATTTGGGGTTCATTGCTTGGTGCTTGCAGAGTTCATGTTAACGTTAGTGTTGGTGAGGTTGTTGCTCAGAAACTTCTGGACATGGAGCCAGGAAATGCTGGAAACTATGTGATCCTTTCTAACATTTATGCTGCTGCTGGAATGTGGAAAGATGTTTTCAGAGTTAGGAACTTAATGCTGGAGAAGACGGTGACCAAGGAACCAGGGCAGAGCTGGATAATTCTTGACAAGGTTATCCACACCTTCCGCTCAAGTGATCGTTTCCATCCCAGGAAGAAAGATATAGATGCTAAGATAAAGGAGATATATGTTGATATTAAAGCAGCTGGCTTTGTTCCGAACCTGAGCTGTGTTCTGCATGATGTTGACGATGAGCAGAAAGAACGCATGCTTCTTGGTCACAGTGAGAAGCTGGCAGTAACTTTTGGACTGATGAACACCCCTCCAGGCTTGACTATCCGGGTTATGAAGAATCTTCGTATCTGTGTTGACTGCCATAATTTTGCGAAGTTTGTTTCAAAAATTTATGGAAGGGAGATATCTCTCAGGGATAAAAATCGATTTCATCTACTTACAGATGGAGCTTGCACTTGTGGAGACTACTGGTGA